Below is a genomic region from Pseudomonadota bacterium.
TCAAAAACCTGTATATTTCCTTAAACCTTTGAGGTTCTATCTCTTCCGCACGGATAGTGTGAGGAAAACCCATAGACGTATAGAGGGATGCGATTCTTTCCTCACCAAAATGTCTGGTCAGGGTATATTTCATGTACTTCCTTTTATTCTGAAAGCATATCCTTATGAACTCTATCAATCTATCCTCCGTTTTCCCTTCATCCTCTTTAAACGTAATTGAAAGAAACGCACTGTCTATTTTCGGGGGCGGCAGGAAAACACCCGGCTTCATATAAAAAAGTATCCTTACCTCAGAAAATATCTGGTAAATTGCCGATAGTGCCCCGTATGTCCTGCTAAAAGGTTTACTCACAATCCTCTGACCGATTTCTTTTTGCATGGTCAAAAATGCACTATCTACTGCTACCCTCTCTTCAAGTATTTTAAACAGTATGGGTCCTGTTATCTTGTAAGGTATATTCCCTATCACCTTGATTTTCTTTCCTTTTTTAAATTGTAAAAACGGTATCTCTAAAAAATCACCAAATATGACCCTTATGTTTTTATGTTCCTTTTCAAGTGGCTCAAGATACTGCCTGAACGTCCTATCAAGTTCTATTGCATACACATAACCCGCCTTCTCAATTAGGCACCTTGTGAGGTCACCATGACCGGCACCTACCTCGACTACAACATCTTCTTCACCTATACGAGACATTTTAACCATTTTATTTATGATATTTTTATCCTTAATCAGATGCTGGGACAGGCTCTTTTTTAACATAAGTTAATGGAGTATCATTCTTGAGAACCCTCTGATATCTAAAGAAGAAACAATACCCTTTTTGAAATAA
It encodes:
- the rsmA gene encoding 16S rRNA (adenine(1518)-N(6)/adenine(1519)-N(6))-dimethyltransferase RsmA, which translates into the protein MLKKSLSQHLIKDKNIINKMVKMSRIGEEDVVVEVGAGHGDLTRCLIEKAGYVYAIELDRTFRQYLEPLEKEHKNIRVIFGDFLEIPFLQFKKGKKIKVIGNIPYKITGPILFKILEERVAVDSAFLTMQKEIGQRIVSKPFSRTYGALSAIYQIFSEVRILFYMKPGVFLPPPKIDSAFLSITFKEDEGKTEDRLIEFIRICFQNKRKYMKYTLTRHFGEERIASLYTSMGFPHTIRAEEIEPQRFKEIYRFLN